In one window of Caldivirga sp. DNA:
- a CDS encoding hydantoinase B/oxoprolinase family protein: MISWELVFRASVFIAEEMGVALRRSAFSPNIRERMDHSCAITDSEGNIVAQAEHIPVHLGSFRVGVKNILNWLNKEGVELGPGDVMLLNDPYISGTHLNDVMVMEPIYVDGKLVGYVVNKAHHVDVGGPIPGSINPSARTIYEEGLVIPPVKIMIKGELQRDILNIILSNFKTPETAIGDITAQLAANKVGVARVKELVDKYGVNDVINAWREGVEYGRKLTLMEISKWPRGIYEAVDYMELGDELLPIKVSVEVNERGIKADFNGTHEQVEAPINAVYGVTFSAVSFAIRSLMQGDIPTNEGFYGTINVMTPEGTLVNPRKPAPVSGGNVETTQRIADVVFRALAKALPDRVPAAGSGTMMNVMIGGSLPNGGYWAYYETIGGGTGGRPGKSGVSGVHVNMTNTLNTPIEIAERQYPLLFTGYRIREGSGGDGLYSGGDGIIRSFKVLTRARLSIMAERFKTRPWGLWGGNDGEPGEVLVKRGDGTVVKLPSKASIDLNPGDEVIIMTPGGGGYGSPNPKHALA, encoded by the coding sequence ATGATCTCGTGGGAATTAGTATTTAGGGCTTCGGTATTCATCGCCGAGGAGATGGGCGTGGCTCTGCGTAGGTCGGCTTTCTCGCCTAATATCCGTGAGAGGATGGACCATAGTTGCGCAATAACGGATTCGGAGGGCAATATAGTGGCTCAGGCCGAGCACATACCGGTGCACTTGGGTTCATTTAGGGTTGGCGTTAAGAATATCCTTAACTGGCTCAATAAGGAGGGTGTTGAGTTAGGCCCTGGCGATGTTATGCTTCTTAATGACCCATACATATCGGGTACCCACTTAAACGATGTCATGGTCATGGAACCCATATATGTCGATGGTAAACTCGTTGGTTATGTCGTTAATAAGGCACATCACGTGGATGTCGGTGGCCCAATACCAGGTAGTATTAACCCAAGCGCCAGGACAATATATGAGGAAGGCTTAGTCATACCGCCAGTCAAGATTATGATTAAGGGTGAGTTACAGCGTGATATTCTCAACATCATACTCAGCAACTTCAAGACCCCTGAAACAGCCATTGGCGATATAACTGCCCAGCTCGCTGCTAATAAGGTTGGTGTTGCCAGGGTTAAGGAGTTGGTTGATAAATATGGCGTTAATGATGTTATCAATGCGTGGAGGGAGGGTGTTGAATATGGCAGGAAGTTAACCCTGATGGAGATTAGTAAATGGCCCAGGGGCATTTATGAGGCGGTTGATTACATGGAGCTTGGCGACGAGTTATTACCCATTAAGGTATCTGTTGAGGTTAATGAGAGAGGTATTAAGGCGGACTTCAACGGCACTCATGAGCAAGTCGAGGCGCCAATAAACGCTGTTTATGGAGTCACCTTCTCCGCGGTGTCATTTGCAATTAGGTCGTTAATGCAGGGTGATATACCAACGAACGAGGGCTTTTATGGAACTATTAATGTCATGACCCCCGAGGGTACGCTCGTTAACCCAAGAAAGCCAGCGCCCGTGAGCGGTGGCAATGTTGAGACCACGCAGAGAATAGCTGACGTGGTATTCAGGGCATTAGCCAAAGCGCTGCCGGACCGTGTGCCTGCAGCTGGTTCTGGGACTATGATGAATGTGATGATTGGTGGATCACTACCAAATGGCGGTTATTGGGCGTACTACGAGACAATTGGTGGTGGGACTGGTGGTAGACCAGGCAAGTCAGGTGTTAGTGGTGTTCATGTTAATATGACTAATACCTTAAATACGCCGATTGAGATTGCCGAGAGGCAGTACCCACTGTTATTCACTGGGTATAGGATCAGGGAGGGCAGTGGTGGTGATGGCCTTTATAGTGGTGGTGATGGTATCATTAGGTCATTCAAGGTGCTGACGAGGGCTAGGCTCTCGATAATGGCTGAGAGATTCAAGACGAGGCCCTGGGGCTTGTGGGGTGGTAACGATGGAGAGCCTGGCGAGGTCCTTGTCAAGAGGGGTGATGGAACCGTTGTTAAG